The segment GAACATCCGCGAGCGGAAGAACGCGAGGTCGACCATCGAGTCGGCGTTGCGGCTCTGCACGATCACGAACGCCACCGCCGCTGCCGCGGCCACCCCGAAGGACCCGAGGATCAGCGGCGAGGTCCAGCCTTCCGCGTCACCCTCGATCAGGGCGTACGTGAGCGCGAACAGGGACACCGACGACGCGGCCAGCCCGGCCGGGTCCAGTCGCCGCAGCGCCCGGGTGAGCCCGGCCGTCCGTTTCGCCGCGCCGTGCCCGGCCGGGACGCTGAACAGCGTCAGGGCCAGTGTCGCCACGCCGATCGGCAGGTTGATCAGGAAGATCCAGCCCCAGGAGACGTGTTCGCTGAGCACCCCGCCGGTGAACGGGCCGACCGCCAGAGCAAGGGCGCCGACGCCGCCCCAGACGCCGATGGCCGTACCCCGCTCCTTGGGGTCCGGGAAGAGTTCCTGAAGCAGCGCCAGCGATGCCGGCGCGAGCAGCGCCGCGCCGACCCCCTGGAGCGCCCGCGCGCCGATCAGCAGCGCCTGGGTGTCCGCGAGGCCGGCCGCCACCGACGCCGCGGTGAAGATCACCAGGCCGGACAGGAACGCGAGCCGGGTGCCGAGCACGTCCGCGATGCGGCCGCCGGCCAGCAGCAGACCGGCGAAGACCAGGATGTACGCGCTGGTGATCCACTCCAGTCCGGCGATGCTCAGACCGAGATCCCGCTGGATGCTGGGCAGCGCCACGTTGACGACGTTGTTGTCCAGATACGTCATGAAGGTGCCGAGCGCCACTGCGACGAGCGCCCACCACCGACGGTTCTTCTCCACTTGATCTCCCCCTGTACGGCGTCCATGTACAACGTACATGTACCTCGTACATGAGACCTGTACGTTGTATGGTTGTCAAGTGACGGGTGAACGACTGAGCAAGGCCGCCGTGGCCGACCGCGCGCTGCGCCTGGCCGACGGGGAGGGCCCCGAGGCGGTCACCGTCCGTCGCCTCGCCAAGGAGCTCGGCGTCACCCCGATGGCGCTCTACTGGCACTTCAAGAACAAGGACGAGCTGCTGCTCGGCATGGTCGACCACGCGCTGTCCGGGGTTCGCGCCGACCAGACCGCCGGTGACTCCTGGCCGAAACGGCTACGCGCCGTGGTCGACGCCGTGGCCGGTGTGCTGCGGGCGCACCCGTCGCTGCCCGTCCTCCTGCACGCGGTCGACAAGACCCGGACGGAGAGCTTCAACCGCGCGACGAACGACACGCTCGCCCTGCTGAGCGACGCCGGGTTCACCGTCGAAGAGGGGTACTGGGTCGCGTCGTACCTGTTGAATGGCTGCATCGGCATGGTCAGCGGGCAGCCGGGCTGCCCACCCGGGATGCCGGCCGAGCAGGAGCCGGAGTGGCGGCGGCAGAAGCGGCTTCAGCTCGAAGCGATGCCGGCCGACCGCTACCCGATGATGATCGAGCTCGCCGCGTCCTACCGGGACGAGCCGGACCTCGACCGCTACTACGCGTTCTACACCGACCTGCTGGTCGCCGGCGTCGAGGCGATGGCCGCCGCCAAGCGGTAGCCGACAGATCGTCACCCATCATTGCAAGCTCATAGCCGTCTATTTCGGCTGCATCTTTTTGCAAAGGCATGACAGGTCTTCCAGTGCATGCAAGAACTTGCTAGCGTCCGGCACATGTGAACGCGGGATTACCGCTTCGCTAAGCCCGTGCATCCCCGGCAACAGCACGTCCACACCAACAGCGCCGTCCCCCTAGCTCGACGGAGGCTCCGCCGTGTCCAGAATCCTTCGCAGAGTGCTCGGTGCGCTCTGCGCCGTACCCCTCTTCCTGATAGTTCCCGCGATGGCCGCGCAAGCGGCTGACCAGGTCTCCATCTACTACAAGCCGGCGTCGTCATGGACGACGGTCAACCTCCACTACGCGCCGAACGGTGGGTCCTGGACCGCGGTTCCGGGCGTTGCGATGGCCAAGGACAGCTGCGCCGGCTGGTACCGCAAGGACGTCGACCTGGGCGGCGCGACCGGCCTGCAACTCGTCTTCAACAACGGCTCCGGCACCTGGGACAACAACGGCGGCCGCAACTACAGCGCCGGCACCGGCATCGTGACGGTCTCCGGTGGCGCGGTCAACTCGACCGCGCCGTGCAGCACGACAGCCGGCAACACCGCGACGGTGTTCTACAAGACTGCGTGGACCGGCACCTATCTGCACTTCGCGCCCACCGGCGGATCGTGGACCACGGCGCCGGGCGTGGTGATGAACGAGGAGGCCTGCGCCGGGTGGGCACGCAAGACCGTCGACCTCGGCAGCGCGACCACCTGGGCGGCGACCTTCAACAACGGCTCGGGTACGTGGGACAACAACTCCGGCCGCAACTACGCTCTCGGCACCGGGGTCACCACCGTCAACGCCGGCGTGATCACCGCGAACGCGACCTCGCCCTGCACGGCTTCCCTCTCGCCGTCGCCGTCACCGTCACCGACCTCGTCGCCCTCCCCCACTCCCTCCCCGTCGCCGTCCACTCCGGCCACCCGGGGCGAGATGCTCGGTGGCGACCCGCGCAAGGACAGCATCTACTTCGTCCTCACCGCGCGGTTCTACGACGGCGACAGCGGCAACAACCGGGGCGGCAACCAGCACACCAAGTCCGGCAACGCGGCGGGCGACGACCCGATGTTCCGCGGTGACTTCAAGGGCCTGGTGAACAAGCTCGACTACATCAAGGCGCTCGGCTTCTCCGCCGTCTGGATCACGCCGGTGGTGCTGAACCGGTCCGACTACGACTACCACGGCTACCACGGGTACGACTTCTACGAGGTGGACCCTCGGCTGGAGTCGGACGGCGCGTCGTACCAGCAGTTGATCGACGCGGCGCACGCCAAGGGCCTGAAGATCTACCAGGACGTGGTCTTCAACCACACCTCGCGCTGGGGCGCGAACGGGCTGTTCACCCCCACCGTGTACGGCGTCCGCGACAACCAGTGGAGCTGGTACTACAGCGAGAAGGTGGCCGGCAAGAAGTACAACCCGCTCGAGGAGAACAGCGCCGGGCACACGTACAACGGTGATCTGTGGAGCAGCACGGCACCGGCCGGGAACACCTGCCCCAACTACGGCCAGCCCACCGGCGGCAAGAGCCAGGAGGGCTACACGGTCTACCACTGCCAGTGGCCGTCACCGACCGCCAAGATGTTCCCGTCGAACCTGTTCCACCAGTGCTGGATCGGCAACTGGGAGGGTGAGGACGCCCGCTCCTGCTGGCTGCACGAGGACCTGGCCGACCTGAACACCGAGAACGAGACGGTGCAGAACTACCTGATCGGCGCCTACAAGAAGTACATCGACATGGGCGTCGACGGGTTCCGGATCGACACCGCGGTGCACATCCCGCGGGTCACCTGGAACCGCAAGTTCCTGCCCGCCCTGCAGGCCCACCTCACCGCGAAGTACGGCGCCGCGAAGGCCAAGGACTTCTACATCTTCGGCGAGGTCGCCGCGTTCGTGAACGACAAGTGGAACCGGGGCTCGGTCAACCACTCCGCCCAGTTCTTCACCTGGAAGGAACGCACGACCTATTCGGCCGACGACACCGCGGCCGCGCTCGAGCAGTTCAACTACGAGAACAACCTGGGCACCGGGAACCAGCCGACCAGCACGAACGCGTTCCTGTCCGGCAACAACTACCACGCGCCGGACCACAGCAAGTTCTCCGGCATGAACATCATCGACATGCGGATGCACATGAACTTCGGCGACGCGTCCAACGCCTTCCACAACGGCAAGGACTCGGACGACTCGGTCAACGACGCCACCTACAACGTGGTCTACGTGGACTCGCACGACTACGGCCCGAACAAGTCGTCGGTCCGCTACGCCGAAGGCACCGACGCGTGGGCCGAGAACATGTCAATGATGTGGACGTTCCGCGGCATCCCGACGCTGTACTACGGCTCGGAAATCGAGTTCAAGGCCGGCCAGAAGATCGACTGCGGGCCGAGCTGCCCGCTGGAGAGCACCGGCCGGGCCTACTACGGCAACCACCTCGCGGGCAGCGTCACCGCCAGCGACTTCGGTGTGGTCGGCTCGGCCAGCGGCGCGGTCGCCACCACGCTGTCCAAGCCGCTGGTCAAGCACCTGCAGCGGCTCAACCAGATCCGCCGCGCGGTGCCGGCCCTGCAGATGGGGCAGTACTCGACCGAGGGCGTCAGCGGGAACATGGCGTACAAGCGCCGGTACACCGCCGGCGGGGTGGACAGCTTCGCGCTGGTCACCGTCTCCGGCGGGGCGACGTTCTCGGGGATCCCCAACGGCACCTACGTCGACGCCGTCACCGGTGACACCAGGACGGTCACCAACGGCTCGCTGACGGTCGGCCTGAACGCCAAGGGCAACCTGCGGGCGTACGTCCTCTCCACCTCCAGCACGCCGGCACCCGGCAAGGTCGGCGCCGACACCGCCTGGCTGAAGTAACGGCAACGGGCCGTCCCGCCGAGAGGCGGGACGGCCCGTTCGTCCTCGTCCCCTTATCCCGCGAGATGCTTGCGGGCGAACGCGATGTTGTGCGGCAGCGCCTGCGCCCACACGTTGTGCCCGGTCGCATAGTGCCGGTAGGTGACGTTCGCACCCTTCGCCTTCATCTCAGCCACCTGGAGGTCGGTGAGGAACGGGAAGGCGGTCAGGTCGAAGCGGCCCTGATTCACCAGCACGGGCGCGTCGTAACCGGACACCGGCAGCTCGGTGACGTCGCGCAGAACCGACCGGAAGTCACCGGACAGCAGCGGCTTCGTCAGCATCTGCCCGATCGAGGTGCCCTGCGCACGGGTGTTCATGTCGAAATAGCAGAGCCGGTGCGCGTCGTCGACGAGCGCGCGGCCGACCGGCGTCAGATAGGCGTCGAGGTCGAAGTCCGGCCGGGCGGTCTCCAACCCGGCGAGGATGTAGGAGACGTAGGTCGTGTAGTCCGGTGCCGGCAGCGGCGGGATGTACGGCCCGGCGATCGGGATGTATCCCTCGACCTTGGTGGCCGGCGCGTCCGCCATGGCGGCGGCGAGATGCAGCTCCGGCGCCCGTTCCGCGGCCTTCGCCGCGGTGGCGAGCGTCGCGTGGCCGCCCTGCGAGATGCCGTTCACCACATAGCTGGTGGACAGGGCCGGCGCCACCGACCGGGCCGCGCGGACCGAGTCGATCACGGCGTTGGCCTCCGCGTCGGCGTCCAGGTAGGCGTGCGAGCCCTCGGTGCCGATTCCGATGTACTCGGTCGCGACGA is part of the Actinoplanes sp. NBC_00393 genome and harbors:
- a CDS encoding MFS transporter — encoded protein: MEKNRRWWALVAVALGTFMTYLDNNVVNVALPSIQRDLGLSIAGLEWITSAYILVFAGLLLAGGRIADVLGTRLAFLSGLVIFTAASVAAGLADTQALLIGARALQGVGAALLAPASLALLQELFPDPKERGTAIGVWGGVGALALAVGPFTGGVLSEHVSWGWIFLINLPIGVATLALTLFSVPAGHGAAKRTAGLTRALRRLDPAGLAASSVSLFALTYALIEGDAEGWTSPLILGSFGVAAAAAVAFVIVQSRNADSMVDLAFFRSRMFTGGLLAMGLWAFGVFGIYFYMAIYLQNVLGFSPTGAGAAFIPMAIITAVGAVLAPRLEMRFGVARVTAFGLAVMAAAIGGIAQYGEGTTYLDLLPWFALYGVGGGLLIPLNTVVVDALPPERAGIASGMLNVSREVFGLLGVTVLGAILTNRANAASGSEMHRFLEGYQFSLVVAAVLVAVGVPVSLWMLRRGRRPEPTEERVLEAV
- a CDS encoding TetR/AcrR family transcriptional regulator, producing MTGERLSKAAVADRALRLADGEGPEAVTVRRLAKELGVTPMALYWHFKNKDELLLGMVDHALSGVRADQTAGDSWPKRLRAVVDAVAGVLRAHPSLPVLLHAVDKTRTESFNRATNDTLALLSDAGFTVEEGYWVASYLLNGCIGMVSGQPGCPPGMPAEQEPEWRRQKRLQLEAMPADRYPMMIELAASYRDEPDLDRYYAFYTDLLVAGVEAMAAAKR
- a CDS encoding carbohydrate binding domain-containing protein, which produces MAAQAADQVSIYYKPASSWTTVNLHYAPNGGSWTAVPGVAMAKDSCAGWYRKDVDLGGATGLQLVFNNGSGTWDNNGGRNYSAGTGIVTVSGGAVNSTAPCSTTAGNTATVFYKTAWTGTYLHFAPTGGSWTTAPGVVMNEEACAGWARKTVDLGSATTWAATFNNGSGTWDNNSGRNYALGTGVTTVNAGVITANATSPCTASLSPSPSPSPTSSPSPTPSPSPSTPATRGEMLGGDPRKDSIYFVLTARFYDGDSGNNRGGNQHTKSGNAAGDDPMFRGDFKGLVNKLDYIKALGFSAVWITPVVLNRSDYDYHGYHGYDFYEVDPRLESDGASYQQLIDAAHAKGLKIYQDVVFNHTSRWGANGLFTPTVYGVRDNQWSWYYSEKVAGKKYNPLEENSAGHTYNGDLWSSTAPAGNTCPNYGQPTGGKSQEGYTVYHCQWPSPTAKMFPSNLFHQCWIGNWEGEDARSCWLHEDLADLNTENETVQNYLIGAYKKYIDMGVDGFRIDTAVHIPRVTWNRKFLPALQAHLTAKYGAAKAKDFYIFGEVAAFVNDKWNRGSVNHSAQFFTWKERTTYSADDTAAALEQFNYENNLGTGNQPTSTNAFLSGNNYHAPDHSKFSGMNIIDMRMHMNFGDASNAFHNGKDSDDSVNDATYNVVYVDSHDYGPNKSSVRYAEGTDAWAENMSMMWTFRGIPTLYYGSEIEFKAGQKIDCGPSCPLESTGRAYYGNHLAGSVTASDFGVVGSASGAVATTLSKPLVKHLQRLNQIRRAVPALQMGQYSTEGVSGNMAYKRRYTAGGVDSFALVTVSGGATFSGIPNGTYVDAVTGDTRTVTNGSLTVGLNAKGNLRAYVLSTSSTPAPGKVGADTAWLK
- a CDS encoding lipase family protein, with amino-acid sequence MGPLLAVGAAVPASAAPSDAPGKVIASTPLPGKEAPGSVATSITYWTRDSLDQPRHALATIYVPTGTAPAGGWPILANAHVTAGLGDDCAYTDDYGTAAADVNIVTPWIQAGFAFVATEYIGIGTEGSHAYLDADAEANAVIDSVRAARSVAPALSTSYVVNGISQGGHATLATAAKAAERAPELHLAAAMADAPATKVEGYIPIAGPYIPPLPAPDYTTYVSYILAGLETARPDFDLDAYLTPVGRALVDDAHRLCYFDMNTRAQGTSIGQMLTKPLLSGDFRSVLRDVTELPVSGYDAPVLVNQGRFDLTAFPFLTDLQVAEMKAKGANVTYRHYATGHNVWAQALPHNIAFARKHLAG